From the Accipiter gentilis chromosome 15, bAccGen1.1, whole genome shotgun sequence genome, one window contains:
- the RIPPLY2 gene encoding protein ripply2 yields the protein MEGGGGGGGGGGTGRGCPRPPSPPMPPQGHSPLSSSSSSLTLLPLPRRSAPFWRPWVAAPGEAARRSGPGAPHSPRGQLADPSPKAAQYTHPVRLFWPKSRCYDYLYQEAEALLKNFPVQATISFYEDSDSEDDEDELEQDSRTESDC from the exons ATGgagggcggaggaggaggaggaggaggaggagggacggggCGCGGCTGCCCCCGCCCGCCCTCGCCGCCGATGCCCCCGCAGGGCCACTcgcccctctcctcctcttcctcctccctaacGCTCCTGCCCTTGCCCCGCAGGTCCGCGCCCTTCTGGAGGCCCTGGGTGGCCGCGCCCGGTGAGGCGGCCCGGCGGAGCGGCCCCGGCGCG CCTCACAGCCCCCGCGGACAGCTGGCGGACCCCTCCCCAAAGGCGGCGCAGTACACGCACCCCGTCAG ACTATTTTGGCCCAAATCAAGGTGCTATGATTACTTATACCAGGAAGCTGAAGCACTTCTGAAGAACTTTCCAGTTCAAGCTACAATTTCCTTTTATGAAGACTCGGATAGTGAAGATGATGAAGACGAACTGGAACAAGATTCAAGAACAGAATCAGATTGCTGA